A window of the Salarias fasciatus chromosome 7, fSalaFa1.1, whole genome shotgun sequence genome harbors these coding sequences:
- the c7h15orf61 gene encoding uncharacterized protein C15orf61 homolog: protein MKELFQKLHSLFLKVVLFPSSWGRRAVRPAASEVLTCHLLQRNLPPWTSFCVRYSSVHNDQFGLSNFNWRVQDSNYHILRTGCFPFIKYHCTKAPPQNLHFEDKFFTTLKVINLGIPCLAYGIGCWMVVGAEETVQTSSGPVTVYFAYKEEEGAQY from the exons ATGAAGGAGTTGTTTCAGAAGCTACACAGCCTCTTTTTAAAGGTCGTCCTGTTTCCGAGCTCTTGGGGGAGGAGAGCTGTTCGCCCCGCCGCCTCGGAGGTGTTGACCTgccacctgctgcagaggaaTCTGCCCCCCTGGACTTCGTTCTGTGTCCGCTACAGCTCCGTCCACAATGATCAGTTTGGACTGTCCAACTTCAACTGGAGGGTCCAGGACTCCAACTACCACATCCTGAGGACCGGCTGCTTCCCTTTCATAAAATACCACTGCACCAAAGCACCTCCACAGAACCTGCACTTTGAGGACAAGTTCTTCACCACGTTGAAAGTTATCAATCTGG GCATCCCCTGTTTGGCCTATGGTATTGGCTGCTGGATGGTAGTGGGAGCTGAAGAAACCGTACAGACAAGTTCTGGACCCGTCACAGTCTATTTTGCTTACAAAGAAGAAGAGGGTGCACAGTATTAA